From a region of the Impatiens glandulifera chromosome 4, dImpGla2.1, whole genome shotgun sequence genome:
- the LOC124936202 gene encoding histone H2B.9-like — translation MAPKAEKKPATSPEKVPSTIAKEGVVEKKKKKKTKKSSETYKIYIFKVLKQVHPDIGISGKAMGIMNSFINDIFEKLAQESSRLARYNKKPTITSREIQTAVRLVLPGELAKHAVSEGTKAVTKFTSS, via the coding sequence ATGGCACCAAAGGCTGAGAAGAAACCGGCGACGTCGCCGGAGAAAGTACCGTCGACGATCGCTAAAGAAGGAGtcgtagagaagaagaagaagaagaagacgaagaaaaGTAGCGAAACgtacaaaatatacatattcaAGGTTTTAAAGCAAGTTCATCCTGATATCGGGATCTCAGGTAAGGCGATGGGGATTATGAACAGTTTTATCAACGATATATTCGAGAAACTTGCTCAGGAATCATCTCGTCTTGCTCGTTACAATAAAAAACCGACGATTACATCTCGTGAGATCCAGACCGCTGTTCGCCTCGTTTTGCCTGGTGAATTGGCGAAACATGCTGTTTCTGAAGGTACGAAAGCGGTTACGAAATTCACTAGCTCGTAA
- the LOC124935748 gene encoding soluble inorganic pyrophosphatase 1-like — protein sequence MVPPIDTQENTSSIDSPEKVSSSTLIPEKTTNAHKSIFPHQPLNERILSSLSRKSVAAHPWHDLEIGPGAPMIFNCVVEISRGSKVKYELDKKTGMIKVDRILYSSVVYPHNYGFIPRTLCEDNDPMDVLVIMQEPVLPGCFVRAKAIGLMPMIDQGEKDDKIIAVCADDPEYRHYSDIKDLPPHRLAEIRRFFEEYKKNENKEVAVDDFLPASKAFEAIQYSMDLYADYIVESLRR from the exons ATGGTTCCACCAATTGATACTCAAGAAAACACTTCATCAATTGATTCTCCAGAAAAAGTTTCATCATCAACTCTGATTCCAGAAAAAACAACAAATGCCCACAAATCTATATTTCCCCATCAACCTCTAAACGAAAGGATACTTTCATCACTGTCTAGGAAATCTGTTGCTGCTCATCCCTGGCATGATCTTGAAATAG GACCTGGTGCTCCCATGATTTTCAACTGT GTGGTAGAAATTAGTAGGGGCAGCAAGGTGAAATATGAACTTGACAAAAAAACTGGAATGATTAAG GTTGATCGTATATTATACTCATCTGTTGTTTACCCACATAATTACGGTTTCATACCTCGTACCCTTTGTGAGGATAATGATCCCATGGATGTGTTGGTGATTATGCAG GAACCGGTTCTTCCTGGTTGCTTTGTCAGGGCCAAAGCTATAGGACTCATGCCAATGATTGATCAG GGTGAAAAAGATGATAAAATAATTGCTGTTTGTGCTGATGATCCTGAATATCGTCACTACAGTGATATCAAAGACCTGCCTCCACATAGGTTGGCTGAGATTCGTCGCTTCTTTGAGGAGT ACAAGAAAAATGAGAACAAGGAAGTAGCTGTTGATGACTTTCTGCCTGCATCGAAGGCGTTTGAAGCAATTCAGTACTCCAT GGATCTGTATGCTGACTACATTGTGGAGAGCTTGAGGCGCTAA